Proteins encoded by one window of Maniola hyperantus chromosome 10, iAphHyp1.2, whole genome shotgun sequence:
- the LOC117985794 gene encoding activin receptor type-2A-like has product MAPKILLHISLLVIGIHGTSMRSLAAPPSDENLPPRPKEGGIETKYCEFYNTTLPPQCDRADNATCPPTTVIKEECQPIETDKSNHCFTLWQFNNITNTATVKVKGCFLDTVACNDRVSSCRLHSIKLPLLHCCCEGDMCNENATFPGLSAGATAQTEYPPERVPASPLPTPEDDTKAVIAYTLTPLFLLFAVLVGCYLLYRKRKGSSFAELGSAEASLSRPPSAGGGMENESAGLLAQITLCEVRARGRFGAVWRAKLGQKDVAVKVFPLQDKQSWLAEQEIYRLPRMDHPDILHYIGVDKKGDNLQAEYWLITAYHEKGSLCDYLKGHTLSWPEAWRVAASVARGLAHLHEEGGGKPAIAHRDFKSKNVLLKADLTACVADFGLALVFEAGRGCGDAHGQVGTRRYMAPEVLDGAINFTKDAFLRIDMYACALVLWEICSRCEEGGMEPTAQYRLPLEEEVGSHPGLEEMQEAVVQRKLRPHIPPQWRDHPGLSVVCDTMEECWDHDAEARLSASCVLERVAGHAAPDTAPLLLHELPRAC; this is encoded by the exons ATGGCGCCCAAGATACTGCTGCATATATCTTTGCTTGTGATAG GTATTCATGGAACATCAATGAGATCACTAGCGGCTCCTCCATCAGATGAAAACCTTCCTCCGCGTCCAAAAGAGGGTGGCATTGAGACTAAATACTGTGAGTTCTACAATACCACTCTACCACCACAGTGCGACCGCGCCGACAATGCCACTTGCCCCCCCACAACTGTGATCAAGGAAGAATGCCAACCGATCGAAACCGATAAAAGCAACCATTGCTTTACCCTGTGGCAGTTCAATAACATAACGAATACGGCAACGGTAAAAGTGAAGGGATGTTTTCTTGATACGGTAGCCTGCAACGACAGAGTGTCAAGTTGCAGGCTTCACAGCATCAAGCTGCCCCTCCTGCACTGCTGCTGCGAGGGTGACATGTGCAACGAAAATGCGACATTCCCCGGTCTATCGGCCGGGGCGACCGCTCAAACGGAGTACCCTCCTGAACGTGTTCCAGCATCGCCTCTACCGACTCCGGAAGATGATACAAAAGCAGTCATCGCCTACACCTTAACTCCTTTATTTCTCTTGTTTGCGGTTCTAGTCGGATGCTACTTACTGTATCGGAAACGTAAGGGAAGCTCCTTCGCCGAGCTGGGAAGTGCAGAAGCATCGTTATCGAGACCGCCATCTGCTGGAGGGGGAATGGAAAACGAATCTGCAGGTTTACTTGCCCAAATTACACTGTGCGAAGTTCGGGCAAGGGGAAGGTTCGGTGCGGTGTGGAGAGCTAAGCTCGGCCAGAAAGATGTGGCCGTCAAAGTGTTCCCGCTACAAGACAAGCAGTCGTGGTTGGCAGAGCAGGAAATATACAGACTGCCGCGGATGGACCATCCGGATATCCTGCACTATATTGGCGTGGATAAGAAGGGAGACAACCTGCAGGCTGAGTACTGGCTCATCACTGCTTATCATGAGAAG GGGTCGTTATGCGATTACCTAAAAGGCCACACGCTGAGTTGGCCGGAAGCGTGGCGCGTGGCCGCCAGCGTGGCCCGCGGCTTGGCACACCTGCACGAGGAGGGGGGCGGCAAGCCGGCCATCGCGCATCGGGACTTCAAGTCCAAGAACGTGCTGTTGAAAGCGGACTTGACGGCGTGCGTGGCGGACTTCGGGCTGGCGCTGGTGTTCGAGGCGGGGCGCGGCTGCGGCGACGCGCACGGCCAGGTCGGCACGCGGCGGTACATGGCGCCCGAGGTGTTGGACGGAGCGATCAACTTCACGAAGGACGCCTTCCTGAGGATTGATATGTACGCGTGTGCGCTGGTCTTGTGGGAGATCTGTTCACG CTGTGAGGAGGGCGGCATGGAGCCGACGGCGCAGTACCGCCTGCCGCTGGAAGAGGAGGTGGGTTCGCACCCCGGCCTGGAGGAGATGCAGGAGGCCGTGGTGCAGCGCAAGCTGCGCCCGCACATCCCGCCGCAGTGGCGCGACCATCCT GGTCTGTCAGTGGTGTGCGACACCATGGAGGAGTGCTGGGACCACGACGCGGAGGCGCGCCTGTCCGCCTCGTGCGTGCTGGAGCGCGTCGCGGGCCACGCCGCGCCCGACACCGCGCCGCTGCTGCTCCACGAGCTGCCGCGCGCCTGCTGA
- the LOC117985795 gene encoding DNA primase large subunit-like, translated as MSFFYLAAVKGDMPVHLLETVVTKRLEYLKAIIKSQGNAYNEYVVEGSVYDVVGHYMLCIVAILEDREEFTQLVIRGEDILFRRRLKALLAYDLRSFAKKLLRVIRKLRAEVYFLTPLRILCQHLMLRDMAHHICSVCCENCSLHSFKVDFKHCLAFVAKRQVTLRKGSALIPCSKWNTYLIQLFNTNLKHRLYKTDLDSLRNDPRITDLHRKVGKDCSPLNRHNISILKSEEVDATSRQFPPCMLNLHQHLRKKHRLTHDQRFYYSLFLKDLGMPVEEAVIFWRKEYQQVPSAKSACCHSWAKDEKKFVYGIRHMYGLEGGRKEYSCRSCHQIQHSDTTHSEGGCPFKSFDDNKMEQILNIPKTDPVLSQIRQLKSQEKYTSACMKYLQHRLPNKSSHNMPCDNINFNFTPVKYYIAITNSMTD; from the coding sequence atgtcatttttttatttggcCGCTGTAAAAGGAGATATGCCAGTGCACTTGTTGGAAACTGTCGTTACCAAGAGGTTAGAATATTTAAAAGCGATTATTAAAAGCCAAGGGAACGCTTACAACGAATATGTCGTGGAAGGAAGCGTGTACGACGTCGTGGGGCACTACATGCTGTGCATCGTGGCTATATTGGAGGACAGGGAGGAGTTCACACAACTCGTCATCAGAGGTGAAGACATTCTGTTTAGACGCAGGCTCAAAGCTTTGTTGGCATACGATTTGAGATCTTTTGCCAAAAAACTTCTACGAGTGATAAGGAAACTTCGCGCAGAGGTATATTTTCTTACGCCTCTTAGGATTCTATGTCAACACTTGATGTTGAGAGACATGGCTCACCACATCTGCTCAGTGTGCTGCGAGAATTGTTCTCTCCACAGTTTCAAAGTCGATTTCAAACACTGTCTTGCATTTGTTGCTAAAAGACAAGTAACACTGAGGAAGGGCAGCGCTCTAATACCTTGTAGCAAGTGGAACACATATCTCATACAGCTATTTAACACTAATCTCAAACATAGGCTGTATAAGACTGATCTAGATAGCTTGAGGAATGATCCTAGGATCACTGACCTGCACAGAAAGGTCGGAAAAGATTGCAGTCCTCTCAACaggcataatattagtattttaaaaagtgaggAAGTCGATGCAACTTCAAGGCAGTTTCCTCCTTGCATGTTGAACCTACATCAACATTTGAGAAAGAAGCACAGACTAACTCACGATCAGAGGTTTTATTACAGTCTTTTTCTCAAAGATCTGGGTATGCCAGTGGAAGAAGCTGTTATATTTTGGAGAAAAGAGTATCAGCAAGTTCCAAGTGCAAAATCTGCTTGCTGTCACAGCTGGGCAAAGGATGAGAAGAAGTTTGTCTATGGAATCAGACATATGTATGGTTTGGAGGGCGGCAGAAAGGAGTACAGCTGTAGAAGTTGCCACCAAATTCAACATTCTGACACAACTCACTCGGAAGGAGGATGCCCATTTAAATCCTTTGATGATAACAAAATGGAACAAATACTAAACATACCTAAGACTGATCCGGTATTGTCACAGATTAGACAACTTAAATCCCAAGAGAAATATACATCAGCTTGTATGAAGTACTTACAACATAGGCTCCCAAACAAGAGCTCCCATAACATGCCTTGTGATAATATTAACTTTAATTTTACACCTGTTAAATATTATATAGCTATAACAAATTCTATGACCGACTAG